One genomic window of Aquisalimonas sp. 2447 includes the following:
- a CDS encoding MarR family winged helix-turn-helix transcriptional regulator, translating to MSKPTSELAADLIMHAANVAAGSHRAPSLSAAQWAALRFFARANTMSRTPSAFASFHGTTRGTASQTVKSLVQRGYLQRQRSAEDGRRAELRITTEGERVLAEDPAEALVRAIDTLPAGQRQALEDAMRRITAQVDTQCGEPTFGVCEDCNHRDDYQGATGICRVTGQQLRRGEAQQLCYAFSPDTILPDAQP from the coding sequence ATGAGTAAGCCGACTTCCGAACTTGCAGCGGATCTGATCATGCACGCGGCCAACGTCGCCGCCGGCAGTCACCGGGCGCCGTCCCTCTCCGCTGCCCAATGGGCGGCCCTGCGCTTCTTCGCCCGGGCCAACACCATGTCGCGCACACCGTCAGCGTTTGCAAGCTTCCATGGAACGACGCGGGGCACCGCCTCACAGACGGTCAAGTCCCTGGTGCAACGGGGCTATCTGCAGCGCCAGCGCAGCGCCGAGGATGGCCGGCGCGCGGAACTCCGCATTACCACCGAGGGAGAACGGGTACTCGCCGAGGACCCGGCCGAGGCATTGGTACGGGCCATCGACACCCTGCCCGCCGGCCAGCGCCAGGCTCTGGAGGACGCCATGCGCCGGATCACCGCCCAGGTGGACACGCAGTGCGGCGAACCGACATTCGGTGTATGCGAGGACTGCAACCACCGTGATGATTACCAGGGTGCCACCGGGATCTGCCGGGTAACTGGCCAGCAACTGAGGCGCGGTGAAGCCCAGCAACTCTGCTACGCCTTCTCTCCCGATACCATCCTGCCCGACGCTCAGCCGTAG
- a CDS encoding YdiU family protein — protein sequence MNEHGLSAATTDHQVVLPFDNSYARLPERFFARCNPAAPAAPATVQFNRALATELGLPELGRGQVAEVFSGRQVPHDAEPIALAYAGHQFGHLVPQLGDGRAVLLGEVVGRDGVRRDVQLKGAGATPFSRAGDGRCPLGPAMREYLVSEAMYAMGVPTSRSLALVTTGERVLRETHLPGAVLTRVARGHVRVGTFEYFAVRGDVEALRVLADYVIQRHGLAQGYDENPYLELLREVVRRQADLIARWMNLGFVHGVMNTDNTTLVGETLDYGPCAFLDHYDPGARFSFVDQGGRYRYENQPAVAHWNLMRLAETLLPLIDTDQDAAIEQAQDAVGSFKALYERNRLQGMRRKLGLFREDQEDAALVEELLALLERQQVDFTRFFRRLGDIAGEPNADASVRALFTDPGDWEPWSQRWRARLQRDDGHSMERMGAMHRVNPAVIPRNHSVNAAIRAAEQHGDLQPFQQLLARVTQPFANHPDDADGARPPEPKERVLRTFCGT from the coding sequence ATGAACGAACACGGACTCTCCGCGGCAACCACCGACCACCAGGTCGTCCTGCCGTTCGATAACTCCTATGCGCGGCTGCCGGAGCGGTTCTTCGCACGCTGTAACCCGGCCGCCCCGGCGGCTCCGGCAACGGTGCAGTTCAATCGGGCCCTGGCGACGGAACTGGGCCTGCCGGAGCTGGGGCGCGGCCAGGTGGCAGAGGTTTTCAGCGGGCGGCAGGTGCCGCACGACGCCGAGCCCATCGCGCTGGCGTATGCCGGTCACCAGTTCGGTCATCTGGTTCCACAGCTAGGGGATGGTCGTGCTGTGCTGCTGGGGGAAGTGGTCGGCCGTGACGGGGTTCGGCGCGACGTGCAGTTGAAGGGCGCCGGGGCGACGCCGTTCTCCCGCGCTGGCGACGGTCGTTGCCCCCTGGGCCCCGCAATGCGCGAATACCTGGTCAGTGAGGCCATGTACGCCATGGGCGTGCCCACCAGCCGCTCCCTGGCGTTGGTCACCACCGGCGAGCGGGTGCTGCGTGAGACGCATCTGCCCGGTGCGGTGCTCACACGCGTCGCCCGGGGGCATGTGCGCGTGGGCACCTTCGAGTATTTCGCCGTGCGTGGTGATGTGGAAGCGCTGCGCGTTCTGGCGGATTACGTGATACAGCGGCACGGGCTGGCGCAGGGATACGACGAGAACCCCTACCTGGAGCTTCTGCGGGAGGTGGTTCGCCGCCAGGCGGACCTCATCGCCCGGTGGATGAACCTGGGGTTCGTCCACGGTGTGATGAATACCGACAACACCACCCTGGTCGGCGAAACTCTGGACTACGGCCCCTGCGCGTTCCTGGACCACTACGATCCCGGTGCCCGCTTCAGTTTCGTCGACCAGGGCGGCCGGTACCGGTACGAGAACCAGCCGGCAGTGGCCCACTGGAACCTGATGCGCCTGGCGGAGACACTGCTCCCGCTCATCGATACCGACCAGGACGCGGCCATCGAGCAGGCACAGGACGCAGTGGGTTCATTCAAGGCGCTCTACGAACGCAATCGCCTGCAGGGCATGCGCCGCAAGCTGGGCCTGTTCCGGGAGGACCAGGAGGATGCCGCGCTGGTGGAGGAGCTGCTGGCACTCCTGGAGCGTCAGCAGGTGGACTTTACCCGGTTCTTCCGGCGCCTGGGCGACATCGCCGGGGAGCCCAACGCGGATGCTTCGGTGCGCGCACTGTTTACGGATCCGGGTGACTGGGAGCCGTGGTCGCAGCGATGGCGTGCCCGCCTGCAGCGCGACGACGGGCACAGCATGGAGCGCATGGGCGCCATGCACCGGGTCAATCCGGCCGTGATTCCGCGCAACCATAGCGTCAATGCGGCCATTCGGGCCGCGGAACAGCACGGCGATCTGCAGCCGTTCCAGCAGCTTCTGGCCCGAGTGACCCAGCCATTCGCCAACCATCCGGACGATGCGGACGGAGCGCGTCCGCCCGAGCCGAAAGAGCGGGTTCTGCGGACGTTCTGTGGGACTTGA
- a CDS encoding IS5 family transposase, giving the protein MQRSFSDLEYAGKKKVTRRERFLNGIDAVVPWAALVAELEAFYPKGGKRGRPPIGLERMLRMYIAQQCFGLSDEGIEDAIYDSQAIRQFVGIDLAREDAPDATTLLKFRRLLERHGLTRTIFEAINAHLAEQGLMLREGTIVDATLIAAPPSTKNRDSARDPEMHQTKKGNQYYFGMKAHVGSDAHTGLVHSLKSTAANVADVTQTHHLLHGDEADVFGDSGYQGADKRAETVGTEVDWHIAMKRGQRRALTTSSLDRLRDATEQAKAKVRARGEHAFHVVKNLFGHRKVRYRGIAKNEAQLFALFGLANLVLAQRRMPALQGRTPS; this is encoded by the coding sequence ATGCAGCGAAGCTTCTCTGATCTTGAGTACGCCGGGAAGAAGAAGGTCACCCGCCGGGAGCGATTCCTCAACGGCATCGACGCCGTCGTACCGTGGGCGGCGCTGGTTGCCGAGCTCGAAGCCTTCTACCCGAAGGGCGGCAAGCGCGGTCGACCGCCGATTGGCCTGGAGCGGATGCTGCGGATGTACATCGCGCAGCAGTGCTTCGGGCTCTCGGACGAAGGCATCGAGGACGCCATCTACGACAGCCAGGCGATCCGGCAGTTTGTTGGTATCGACCTGGCCCGAGAGGACGCCCCGGATGCGACCACGCTGCTCAAGTTCCGGCGTCTGTTGGAGCGCCACGGGCTCACCCGCACCATCTTCGAAGCCATCAACGCGCACCTTGCCGAACAGGGCCTGATGCTGCGCGAGGGCACCATTGTTGATGCCACGCTGATTGCCGCGCCGCCATCGACGAAGAACCGGGACAGCGCCCGGGATCCGGAGATGCACCAGACCAAGAAGGGCAACCAGTACTACTTTGGCATGAAGGCGCATGTGGGCAGCGATGCCCACACTGGTCTCGTTCACTCGTTGAAGAGCACGGCGGCCAACGTGGCCGACGTCACCCAGACGCATCACCTGCTCCACGGTGATGAAGCCGATGTCTTCGGCGACTCGGGCTACCAGGGCGCGGACAAGCGCGCCGAGACCGTGGGCACTGAGGTTGACTGGCACATTGCCATGAAGCGCGGTCAGCGCCGAGCACTCACCACCAGCAGTCTCGACCGGCTGCGGGACGCCACTGAGCAGGCCAAGGCGAAAGTACGGGCGCGTGGCGAGCATGCTTTCCATGTGGTCAAGAACCTCTTCGGGCATCGCAAGGTGCGCTATCGCGGCATTGCCAAGAACGAAGCGCAGCTCTTTGCGCTGTTCGGTCTTGCGAATCTGGTGCTCGCGCAGCGACGAATGCCGGCGCTCCAAGGGAGGACTCCGTCCTGA
- a CDS encoding DUF2237 family protein translates to MKKFAATNIRGKPLQVCGTSPMTGFFRDGCCNTGHEDAGMHTVCARVTAEFLEFSKNRGNDLTRAFPGAAFPGLQPGDRWCLCAARWLEAYKAGVAPPVDLDATHEETLAVIERSVLEEHAISE, encoded by the coding sequence ATGAAGAAGTTCGCCGCAACCAACATCCGGGGGAAACCATTGCAAGTTTGCGGGACATCCCCCATGACCGGGTTTTTCCGCGACGGCTGTTGCAACACCGGCCATGAGGATGCCGGCATGCACACGGTCTGCGCCCGGGTCACGGCAGAGTTCCTGGAGTTCTCGAAAAACCGCGGCAACGATCTCACCCGGGCCTTCCCGGGGGCGGCGTTCCCGGGGCTGCAACCCGGTGACCGGTGGTGCCTGTGTGCTGCGCGCTGGCTGGAGGCCTACAAGGCGGGGGTCGCTCCGCCAGTGGACCTGGATGCCACCCATGAGGAGACGCTGGCCGTCATCGAGCGGTCCGTGCTGGAAGAACACGCCATCAGCGAATAA
- a CDS encoding deoxyribodipyrimidine photo-lyase, translated as MVTRVQLVWFKRDLRIQDHAPLTEAARRGPVLPLYVVEPDLWRQADASGRQWQFVRMGLDDLRAALASLGQPLVVRHGDICAVLDALRQRYTISSVHSHQETGNGWTYARDQRVRAYLRAAGIPWVEYRQHGVVRALRSRDGWVRQWETLMGAARCPAPQAITPLPRLDAGSIPEWPTPELATEACGVLVQPGGRRMAQAVLDGFLGRRAEDYSAGISSPGSAWLASSRLSPHLAHGTLSLREVVHATRTRRAALKEQARTPARGQWLRSLKRFEERLHWHCHFMQKLESEPRFEHQNMQRACDGLRESEFDAALFAAWCRGATGFPLVDACMRQLNARGWLNFRMRAMVVSFASYHLWLDWKRTAPFLARQFTDYEAGIHYCQMQMQSGTTGINTLRIYNPVKQSQEQDPAGAFIRHWLPELAQVPDRWIHEPWCMPTPLQRATGCRIGHDYPDRVVDHKQAARHARERFRAIRRDPAANREADAIQQAHGSRRRSSGGRRRTPRDHRQGTLF; from the coding sequence GTGGTCACCCGGGTTCAACTGGTCTGGTTCAAGCGTGACCTGCGCATCCAGGATCATGCGCCGCTCACCGAAGCAGCCCGGCGCGGGCCAGTGCTGCCGCTGTATGTGGTGGAACCGGACCTGTGGCGTCAAGCCGACGCGTCCGGTCGGCAATGGCAGTTCGTGCGCATGGGCCTCGACGACCTGCGCGCTGCGCTGGCCTCCCTCGGGCAGCCACTCGTGGTCCGCCATGGCGACATCTGCGCAGTCCTTGATGCCCTGCGGCAGCGCTACACGATCTCGTCCGTGCACTCCCACCAGGAAACGGGGAACGGCTGGACGTACGCCCGTGACCAACGGGTTCGTGCCTACCTGCGCGCAGCCGGCATCCCCTGGGTTGAATACCGCCAGCACGGCGTCGTTCGGGCACTGCGGTCCCGGGATGGATGGGTGCGTCAGTGGGAGACTCTGATGGGCGCGGCGCGCTGCCCTGCCCCGCAGGCGATTACACCGCTACCCCGCCTGGATGCAGGGTCCATTCCCGAATGGCCGACTCCCGAGCTTGCCACGGAGGCCTGCGGAGTACTGGTACAGCCGGGCGGGCGGCGCATGGCGCAGGCCGTGCTCGACGGCTTCCTGGGACGCCGCGCGGAAGACTATTCCGCCGGGATCTCCAGCCCGGGATCGGCGTGGCTGGCCAGCTCCAGGTTGAGCCCGCACCTGGCGCACGGAACACTCAGCCTCCGTGAGGTGGTCCATGCCACCCGGACACGCCGCGCAGCGCTGAAGGAGCAGGCGCGCACACCGGCGCGCGGCCAGTGGCTGCGCTCGCTGAAGCGGTTCGAGGAACGGCTGCACTGGCACTGCCACTTCATGCAGAAACTGGAATCGGAACCACGCTTCGAGCATCAGAACATGCAGCGCGCCTGCGATGGACTGCGCGAGAGCGAGTTCGATGCAGCCCTGTTCGCAGCCTGGTGTCGCGGTGCAACCGGCTTCCCCCTGGTGGATGCCTGCATGCGGCAGCTGAATGCCCGGGGATGGCTGAATTTCCGCATGCGTGCCATGGTGGTGTCGTTTGCCAGCTACCATCTGTGGCTGGACTGGAAGCGCACCGCACCCTTTCTTGCCCGGCAGTTCACGGACTACGAGGCGGGCATCCACTACTGCCAGATGCAGATGCAGTCGGGAACCACGGGCATCAACACCTTGCGCATCTACAATCCTGTCAAGCAGAGCCAGGAACAGGATCCGGCCGGCGCCTTCATCCGGCACTGGCTGCCGGAACTGGCCCAGGTGCCGGATCGCTGGATCCACGAGCCCTGGTGCATGCCCACCCCGCTGCAACGCGCGACGGGTTGCCGGATCGGCCACGATTACCCGGACCGCGTGGTGGACCACAAGCAGGCCGCCCGCCACGCCCGGGAGCGGTTCCGGGCCATCCGGCGCGACCCGGCGGCCAACCGGGAGGCCGATGCCATCCAGCAGGCCCACGGCAGCCGTCGACGCTCCTCCGGCGGTCGGCGCCGGACTCCCCGGGACCACCGTCAGGGCACCCTGTTCTGA
- a CDS encoding FAD-binding domain-containing protein: MTELTREPGRSEQWAPSRRAALAQLEAFLPRAGQHYKRERNADPGPRCRDGVSQLSPWLRHRLLLESEVVEAVLDRHGFRAAEKFLQEVCWRTYWKGWLERRPDIWARYRHQVHEERARLDREPDLAERYTQAVSARTGIDCMDAWARELVTLGYLHNHARMWFASIWVFTLRLPWALGADFFLRHLLDGDPASNTLSWRWVAGLQTPGKTYLARADNIRRHTSGRFHPAEEQLAAHAEPVGTADLPEDRGVPASHEMPADPAAILLHDDDLRLPEPITGHLQTQGLAALTVADARSPGAVNEQVQRFAEVACRDGLERAADQLREPDPMLLHGSSGVDAVVRWARGTGAGAVVTPWPPCGPVSELLDQADPVLAAAGIRLHRLQRHWDRACWPHATRGFFAFWKPVSHRLRAGELSSGE, encoded by the coding sequence ATGACTGAACTCACCCGAGAGCCCGGCCGGTCCGAGCAATGGGCCCCGTCACGCCGGGCCGCGCTGGCGCAGCTGGAAGCGTTCCTGCCCCGTGCGGGTCAGCATTACAAGCGAGAACGCAACGCCGATCCCGGGCCGAGGTGCCGGGATGGCGTCTCCCAGCTGTCCCCGTGGCTTCGCCATCGCCTGTTACTGGAGTCCGAGGTGGTGGAGGCGGTACTCGATCGACATGGGTTTCGTGCAGCCGAGAAGTTCCTTCAAGAGGTGTGCTGGCGTACCTACTGGAAGGGCTGGCTTGAGCGCCGCCCGGATATCTGGGCGCGTTACCGGCACCAGGTGCACGAGGAGCGGGCGCGGCTCGACCGAGAGCCAGACCTGGCCGAGCGCTACACGCAGGCCGTGAGCGCCCGTACGGGAATCGACTGCATGGATGCGTGGGCGCGGGAACTGGTGACCCTGGGGTATCTGCATAATCATGCCCGCATGTGGTTCGCAAGCATCTGGGTGTTCACTCTCCGGCTCCCGTGGGCTCTGGGGGCGGATTTCTTCCTTCGCCATCTGCTGGACGGTGACCCGGCGTCCAACACCCTGTCCTGGCGATGGGTTGCAGGGCTCCAGACCCCGGGGAAGACCTATCTTGCCCGGGCCGATAATATCCGGCGGCATACGTCCGGGCGATTCCATCCCGCAGAGGAGCAACTGGCTGCCCATGCCGAGCCCGTGGGGACAGCGGATCTGCCCGAGGACCGCGGCGTGCCGGCGTCGCACGAGATGCCTGCGGATCCGGCGGCGATCCTGTTGCACGACGACGACCTGAGGTTGCCCGAGCCGATCACTGGCCATCTGCAGACACAGGGGCTGGCTGCGCTTACTGTGGCAGATGCACGCTCGCCCGGGGCGGTGAATGAGCAGGTGCAGCGTTTCGCCGAAGTTGCGTGTCGGGATGGGCTGGAACGGGCTGCCGACCAGCTGCGCGAGCCGGATCCAATGCTCTTGCACGGAAGTTCGGGAGTTGATGCCGTCGTGCGATGGGCTCGCGGCACGGGAGCGGGCGCCGTCGTCACCCCCTGGCCGCCCTGCGGACCGGTGAGCGAGCTGCTCGACCAGGCGGACCCCGTGCTGGCCGCAGCGGGGATCCGGCTCCATCGCTTGCAGCGCCACTGGGATCGGGCTTGCTGGCCTCACGCGACCAGGGGGTTTTTCGCCTTCTGGAAACCGGTTTCTCACCGGCTGCGAGCGGGCGAGTTGTCTTCAGGGGAATAG
- the pyc gene encoding pyruvate carboxylase → MVAFQKILIANRGEIAIRVMRAANELGKRTVAIYAQEDKLGLHRFKADEAYQVGEGMGPVEAYLSIDEVIRVAKMAGADAVHPGYGLLSENPELVDACEAAGITFIGPRADTMRALGDKASARRVAIEAGVPVIPASEVLGDDVAEARRWADEIGYPMMLKASWGGGGRGMRPIRESDELEAKVLEGRREAEAAFGSGEGYLEKMIERARHVEVQVLGDNHGGLYHLFERDCTVQRRNQKVVERAPAPYLTEAQRVEVCDLGLKVARHVGYQNAGTVEFLMDMDTGAFYFIEVNPRIQVEHTVTEEVTGVDLVKAQIRIAEGEHLAAATGKADQGAIQLRGHAMQCRVTTEDPQNNFIPDYGRLTAYRSATGMGIRLDGGTAYAGGIITRYYDSLLVKVTAWAPTPEEAIARMDRALREFRIRGVSTNIPFVENLLKHPTFLDNTYTTRFIDTKPELFSFHKRRDRATRLLTYLADITVNGHPETLGRPHPAAGLPVPVPPASTAEPAPGTRNLLEEKGPQAVADWLAGRKELLLTDTTMRDGHQSLLATRMRTLDMARVAPAYAANLPQLFSVECWGGATFDVAYRFLQECPWQRLRLIREAMPNIMTQMLLRGSNGVGYTNYPDNVVRAFVHQAADTGVDVFRVFDSLNWVENMRVSMDAVLESGKVCEGTLCYTGDILDPGRPKYDLKYYVELGKALRDAGAHILGVKDMAGLLKPAAARVLFRALKEEVGLPIHFHTHDTGGIAGATILAAADAGVDAADVAMDAFSGNTSQPAFGSIVEALRHTERDTGLDVGAVRAISNYWERVRAHYAAFETGQQAPSSEVYLHEMPGGQFTNLKAQARSLGLEERWHEVAQAYADANQMFGDIVKVTPSSKVVGDMALMMVSQGLTREQIEDPAVEVSFPDSVIDMLRGNLGHPPDGWPEGIQKKVLKGEQPLQERPGKYLEPVDLEAARQQVSNELDGATIDDEDLNGYLMYPKVFTEYMRRRERYGPVRTLPTRNFFYGMEPGEEISVEIDAGKTLEIRLMTVSEPGDDGDVRVFFELNGQPRTVRVADNHAKANVVQAPKAEQGNRAHVGAPTPGVVVAVAAVPGQAVKAGELLLTIEAMKMEMGVHAEREGVVKAVHVQPGSQIEAKDLLVEFEA, encoded by the coding sequence ATGGTCGCTTTCCAGAAGATCCTGATCGCCAACCGCGGCGAGATCGCCATCCGGGTGATGCGCGCGGCCAACGAGCTGGGCAAGCGTACGGTGGCCATCTACGCCCAGGAGGACAAGCTCGGCCTGCACCGCTTCAAGGCGGACGAGGCCTACCAGGTCGGTGAGGGCATGGGCCCGGTGGAGGCGTATCTCTCCATCGACGAGGTGATCCGTGTGGCGAAGATGGCCGGTGCCGATGCCGTCCATCCCGGTTACGGGTTGCTGTCGGAGAACCCCGAGCTGGTGGATGCCTGTGAAGCGGCCGGCATCACCTTCATCGGGCCACGCGCGGACACCATGCGTGCCCTGGGGGACAAGGCCAGTGCCCGCCGGGTGGCCATTGAAGCCGGTGTGCCCGTGATTCCCGCCTCCGAGGTGCTGGGCGATGACGTCGCCGAAGCGCGCCGCTGGGCCGACGAGATCGGCTATCCCATGATGCTCAAGGCCTCCTGGGGCGGGGGCGGGCGTGGCATGCGCCCCATCCGCGAGTCCGATGAACTGGAGGCCAAGGTCCTGGAGGGGCGGCGGGAGGCCGAAGCCGCCTTCGGCAGTGGCGAGGGGTATCTCGAGAAGATGATCGAGCGCGCCCGCCACGTGGAGGTCCAGGTCCTTGGAGACAACCACGGCGGCCTCTACCACCTGTTCGAGCGGGACTGCACCGTGCAGCGCCGCAACCAGAAGGTGGTGGAGCGCGCCCCGGCGCCCTATCTCACCGAGGCCCAGCGCGTGGAGGTCTGCGATCTGGGGCTCAAGGTGGCGCGCCACGTGGGCTACCAGAACGCGGGCACCGTCGAGTTCCTCATGGACATGGATACCGGCGCGTTCTACTTCATCGAGGTGAACCCGCGCATCCAGGTGGAACACACCGTGACCGAGGAGGTAACGGGCGTCGATCTGGTCAAGGCGCAGATCCGCATCGCCGAGGGCGAGCACCTGGCCGCGGCCACCGGCAAGGCGGACCAGGGGGCGATCCAGCTCCGTGGCCACGCCATGCAGTGCCGCGTGACCACAGAGGATCCCCAGAACAACTTCATCCCCGACTACGGCCGTCTCACCGCCTACCGCTCCGCCACCGGCATGGGCATCCGGCTGGACGGCGGCACCGCCTACGCCGGGGGCATCATCACCCGCTATTACGATTCGCTGCTGGTGAAGGTCACCGCCTGGGCGCCGACGCCGGAAGAGGCCATCGCGCGCATGGACCGCGCCCTGCGGGAGTTCCGGATCCGCGGGGTGTCCACCAACATCCCGTTCGTGGAGAACCTGCTCAAACACCCCACGTTCCTGGACAATACCTACACCACGCGTTTCATCGACACCAAGCCGGAGCTGTTCAGCTTCCACAAGCGCCGGGACCGGGCCACGCGGCTGCTCACCTACCTGGCGGATATCACCGTGAACGGCCACCCGGAGACCCTGGGGCGTCCGCACCCGGCGGCGGGCCTGCCCGTCCCGGTGCCTCCCGCGTCCACGGCGGAACCAGCCCCCGGCACCCGCAACCTGCTGGAGGAAAAAGGCCCCCAGGCGGTGGCGGACTGGCTGGCCGGCCGCAAGGAGCTGCTGCTCACCGACACCACCATGCGCGATGGCCACCAGTCACTGCTGGCCACCCGCATGCGCACCCTGGACATGGCGCGGGTCGCGCCGGCGTACGCGGCCAACCTGCCGCAGCTCTTCAGCGTGGAGTGCTGGGGCGGGGCCACCTTCGATGTCGCCTACCGGTTCCTTCAGGAGTGCCCCTGGCAACGCCTGCGGCTGATCCGCGAAGCCATGCCGAACATCATGACCCAGATGCTGCTGCGCGGCTCCAACGGCGTGGGCTACACCAACTACCCGGACAACGTCGTGCGCGCCTTTGTGCACCAGGCGGCCGACACTGGCGTGGACGTCTTCCGCGTGTTCGACAGCCTCAACTGGGTGGAGAACATGCGCGTGTCCATGGATGCCGTGCTGGAGTCGGGCAAGGTGTGCGAGGGCACCCTGTGCTACACCGGTGACATCCTCGACCCCGGCCGGCCCAAGTACGATCTCAAGTACTACGTGGAACTGGGCAAGGCGCTCCGTGATGCCGGCGCCCACATCCTCGGCGTCAAGGACATGGCCGGCCTGCTGAAACCCGCCGCCGCGCGGGTGCTGTTCCGGGCGCTCAAGGAGGAGGTGGGGCTGCCCATCCACTTCCACACCCACGACACCGGCGGCATCGCCGGCGCCACCATACTGGCGGCGGCCGATGCCGGGGTGGACGCGGCGGACGTGGCCATGGACGCTTTCTCCGGCAACACTTCCCAGCCCGCCTTCGGCTCCATCGTCGAGGCCCTTCGCCACACGGAGCGGGACACCGGCCTGGACGTGGGCGCCGTGCGCGCCATCTCCAACTACTGGGAACGGGTGCGGGCCCATTACGCTGCCTTCGAGACCGGTCAGCAGGCGCCGTCTTCGGAGGTGTACCTGCACGAGATGCCCGGCGGGCAGTTCACCAATCTCAAGGCGCAGGCGCGTTCCCTGGGGCTCGAGGAGCGCTGGCACGAAGTGGCCCAGGCCTATGCCGACGCCAACCAGATGTTCGGCGACATCGTGAAGGTGACGCCGTCCTCGAAGGTGGTGGGCGACATGGCGCTGATGATGGTCAGCCAGGGGCTCACCCGCGAGCAGATCGAGGATCCGGCGGTGGAGGTGAGTTTCCCGGACTCGGTCATCGACATGCTGCGCGGCAACCTCGGGCACCCGCCCGACGGCTGGCCGGAAGGCATCCAGAAGAAGGTGCTCAAGGGCGAGCAGCCCCTGCAGGAGCGCCCCGGGAAGTATCTGGAACCGGTGGACCTGGAAGCCGCCCGTCAGCAGGTCAGCAATGAACTGGACGGCGCCACCATCGACGACGAGGACCTCAACGGCTACCTCATGTACCCGAAGGTGTTCACCGAGTACATGCGCCGGCGCGAGCGCTACGGGCCCGTCCGCACTCTGCCCACGCGCAACTTCTTCTACGGCATGGAGCCGGGCGAGGAGATCAGCGTCGAGATCGACGCGGGCAAGACCCTGGAGATCCGGCTGATGACCGTGAGCGAGCCGGGCGACGACGGTGACGTGCGCGTGTTCTTCGAGCTCAACGGCCAGCCTCGTACGGTACGGGTTGCAGACAATCACGCCAAGGCGAACGTCGTCCAGGCCCCCAAGGCGGAGCAGGGCAATCGCGCCCACGTGGGCGCGCCCACACCCGGCGTGGTGGTGGCCGTTGCCGCGGTGCCGGGTCAGGCGGTCAAGGCCGGGGAGCTGCTGCTCACCATCGAGGCCATGAAGATGGAGATGGGCGTGCACGCGGAACGCGAGGGGGTGGTCAAGGCCGTCCACGTCCAGCCCGGCAGCCAGATCGAGGCGAAGGACCTGCTGGTGGAGTTCGAGGCCTAG
- a CDS encoding YgjV family protein, protein MLGDPAALAGQLFGLVALALCIVSFANKGDERLMLLLISANMAFALQFLFFQSWTAAALTVLVIARIELARRYPRNTRIMMGMLAASAVAAALTWQGWADLPALVAMVLGTVGMFMLRGIPMRLFLGLAAMAWMASHILIGAVGGALAEALVLITNMITIYRIHRTNQVLKAATTQPV, encoded by the coding sequence ATGCTGGGAGACCCCGCCGCACTTGCCGGACAACTCTTCGGGCTGGTGGCACTGGCGCTATGCATCGTGTCCTTCGCCAACAAGGGCGACGAGCGACTGATGCTGCTGCTCATCTCGGCGAACATGGCTTTCGCACTGCAGTTTCTGTTCTTCCAGAGCTGGACTGCGGCGGCGCTCACGGTTCTGGTCATCGCTCGCATCGAGCTCGCGCGGCGCTATCCCCGCAACACTAGGATCATGATGGGCATGCTCGCCGCCAGTGCGGTGGCGGCCGCACTGACCTGGCAGGGCTGGGCGGATCTCCCCGCCTTGGTTGCCATGGTGTTGGGGACCGTGGGGATGTTCATGCTGCGAGGCATCCCCATGCGCCTGTTCCTCGGCCTGGCGGCGATGGCCTGGATGGCCAGTCATATCCTGATCGGTGCGGTGGGTGGTGCACTGGCAGAAGCGCTGGTGCTGATCACGAACATGATCACCATCTACCGGATTCACCGGACCAATCAGGTCTTGAAAGCGGCGACCACCCAGCCCGTCTGA
- a CDS encoding helix-turn-helix domain-containing protein, whose protein sequence is MHKLLTPREVADELRVSERMVRSMMSRRELAHVWIGGKRHVLREDLDAYIESQRVGVIERAGNADTEFAPSAKERLRARLHGANE, encoded by the coding sequence ATGCACAAGCTACTTACACCAAGAGAGGTGGCCGACGAACTGCGGGTCAGCGAGCGCATGGTGCGCAGCATGATGTCGCGCCGAGAACTTGCCCACGTATGGATTGGCGGCAAGAGACATGTGCTCCGGGAAGACCTTGATGCCTATATCGAGAGTCAGCGCGTGGGGGTGATAGAGCGCGCGGGAAACGCGGACACCGAATTCGCTCCGAGCGCGAAAGAACGGCTTCGCGCGAGGCTTCACGGCGCGAATGAATAA